The genomic window AGAGCTGCGGGTTCATAGGTCTCATAGACTGCGAGAATATCACTGTGAGAAACCAGAGCATATCGAACAGCAGCGCAGCCATCATGCTCGTTGGTGTCATCGACTCCAGAATCTTGGACTGCGTGCTCTCCAGAAGCGAGATGGGATTGTCGATACTGGACTCGAGAGACTGTCTGGTGGAGAACACAACCGCGGAGGCCTGCGGGATAGGCTTCTGGTTCGGTCGCTCGCAGGATATCCTTGTGAGAAGGAGCGCGGCGCTGGACTGCATGGAGAGCGGATTCAGGCTGGAGGGCGACAGGAGGTCGAGGATAACAGATTCGCGGGCAGAGAACTGCACTGCCGGTATGCATCTGCTTGATGCCCTCTCCTCTGAGATCGGTCGCTCGAGGATCCTCTCGAACAGAGATGATGGAATAAGGCTTGTGAGGTCGCACAGATCAACATTGAATGAGAATGAGGTGACAGGAAACAGCAACGGCATAGCAATCGCAGGCTCAAATCAGTGCGTTCTCGCGATGAACAACGCGAGCGCCAACGAGATAGGAATGAGGATCGAGCAGCTCTCTGGAGGATCTGCGGTTGACAATACCGCTCTCCGGAACAGGGAGGGGATCTTCGTGAACGGGGTGCGTGGATTCCAGTTCATCGGCAACAACATAAGCATGAACGAGAGGTTCGGCATGCGAATGGGAAGCAGCTCAGGATGCAACATAAGCGATAACAGGTTTATGGGCAACGGCATGGTCGGTCTGAGCCTGACCGACTGCAGCGATAACAGAATCTACCATAACAGCTTCATCGATAACGGTTCAATCTTCGGACAGAACGCCGTGGACAACGGAAGCAACCTCTGGGACATGGGTCCGGTCATCGGCGGAAACTACTGGTCGGATCACCAGGTGAGTGGAAATCCTGGAGACTCCCCGAAGAGCGTGCCATCGAGGGGCGTGGACCGCTATCCATTCGAGAGGGATAAAGGATGGAGATCAGCTGCTCTGTCCTGAGAGGTTCACCTCAGGCAGGAGGGAGCATGTGCCAGGATATGGATCCGATGGATATCGCGCTGCTCAGGGCCTTGCAGGATGGGATACCACTTGTCCCCCATCCATTCAGAGAGCTCGGGGAGAGGCTCGGGCTTGATGAGGAGACTGTGATATCAAGACTCAGATCTCTCCGCGAATCCGGGGTGGTGAGGAGGTTCGCGGCCACCATAGGCCACAGGGCGCTCGGGATAGTCGCGAACGCGATGATAGTCTGGAGGGTCGAGGGTGACATCGAAAGGATTGGGGGCATAATGGCTTCGTTCGAGGAGGTCACCCACTGCTACCAGAGGGCAACATGCGATGAGTGGCCATACAACCTCTACACCGTCGTCCACTCGAGAAGCAGGGAGGAGTGCGAGGAGATCGCATCCAGAATATCTGAGGCCACCGGCGTGAAGGACTACAGAATACTCTTCAGCGAGAGGGAGTACAAGAAGACGAGCGCGAGGATATGAGCAGAAGCCACGTTCCTCTTTTAATAGATCTGAAGGGAAGGCGCGTTGTCATATTCGGCGGTGGGGAAGTGGCAGAGCGCAAGGCCAGGCTTTTCTTGCAGGGCGATCTTGTGGTTGTGAGCAGGGACTTCACCGCGAGCATACTCAGAATGGCATCTGATGGACTGCTGGAGATCGTGGAGGCAGATCTCATGGGAGAGGATGGTCTGATCATCGCAGAGAGGGCGCTGGAGGGTGCGTTCATCGCCATACCTGCAACAAGCGACCATGCGCTGAATGCAGCTCTGGAGGATATTGCGCGCAGGAAGGGGGCGCTCGTGAACAGCGTCGACAGGGTGGGGGAGGTCGTGGTGCCGTCGATCATAAAAAAGAGGTCTGTGGTCCTCGCGATATCAACAGGGATACCGGCGCTCTCGAGGTACATCCGCATGAATCTGGAGCGTGAGGTGGAGGTGTACGCTCTTATGGCAGAGCTCCTCAGCAGGATACGGAAAGACCTGAAGGAGATCGTGGAGCCGCAGAGCAGGAGACGTGATCTGCTCTGGTCAGTGCTCTCCGACAGCTCTGTGTGGTCATGCCTGGAGAAGGGGGAGATCTCGAGCGCCCATGAAAAGGCCTATATGAGAGTCCGGGAGAATCTCACGCCAGATGAGCAGGATAACCTCGATGCTGGTGACCCACAAGAAGGCCTCGATCAGTGAGATCGAGAACGCATGGCATGGCGATGTCGAGGCTCTACTGAAGTGGGTCTCCTCGCATGATACCGTCGAGGAGTGCGCGGTCCTCAAGACGTGCAACCGTGTCGAGATATACGTGGTCTCTCCCCGCGGTGAGAAGGTCCTCTTCGAGATAGCAAAGAAGGCCCGGGTCTCCTCCCGGATAATAGACATCCACGACCACGACGAGTCGCTTCTCCATCTTCTCAGGCTCGCCTCAGGCCTCGAGTCCATGATAATAGGGGAGGATCAGATCCTAGGCCAGATGAAGGAGCTCTACAGGATCGCGAAGAGCCTTGGATACACAGGCTGGGTCCTGGACACAGCCTTCAAGAAGGCGATCCAGGTGGGGAAGCGCGTCCGGAAGGAGACCGCCATAAACGAGCGCTCTGTCTCCGTTGGATCTGCAGCTGTTGATCTCGCCGAGCAGATACTCGGGAGTCTGGAGGGAAAATCTGTGCTGGTAATAGGCGCAGGCGAGACAGGAGAGCTGATATCAAAAGCGCTCGTCTCAAAGAACATAGGCTCTCTCTATGTGACAAACCGCACATTCGGCACTGCGCTCTCCCTTGCCGCATCTCTGGGGGGCACAGCTGTGCCCTATGAGGAGATGAAGAGGAAGATAAGGGAGGCGGATGTTGTGATAAGCGCGACCTCAGCGCCCCATTACATACTTCTCAAGGAGGACATAGAGCGCGCGATGGAGGGCAGGAAGAGCAAGCTTCTGATCATAGACATAGCAAACCCCAGGGATGTGGATGAGGCCGTGCGTGAGATAGAGGGTGTGGAGCTTCACAACATAGACAGCCTGAAGCAGATAAGCGATGAGAACATGCGGATGAGGATGAAGGAGATCGAGAAGGTCGAGGCCATAATAGAGGAGGAGCTCGATCTTCTCAGGGCCAAGTACAAGAGGAAGGAGGCTGAGGAGCTTCTTGCGAGGATATACTCAGAGGCTGAGAAGATAAAGGAGCAGGAGGTCAGGAGGGCGATGAACAAGCTCAGCGCCTATCACACTCTGGGGGAGATTGAGCAGAAGGTCCTCATGGACATGAGCCACTCGATCGTAAACAAGATATTCGCAGAGCCGACAAAGGCTCTGAAAGCCGCGGCTGAGAGGGGCGACACCGAGATGCTCAGGTATGCTGCAGATCTCTTCAGGCTGAACCAGGAGGAATCCGATTGAGACGCATGAGGCGTTTGAGGAAGCCTGGCATCAGGGATATGGTCGCAGAGACAAGGCTCTCTGTGAGGGACCTGATAATGCCGGTGTTCGTGGACGAGCGCATTGATGAGCCCGTCCCGATAAACTCAATGCCCGGACAGATGCGGCAGAGCCTAAACACGGTGGCTGAGGAGGCCGGACGCATCGCGGATCTCGGAATCCCGGCGGTGATACTCTTCGGGATACCCTCCAGAAAGGATGAGATCGGATCCGGCGCTTACGATCGTGATGGAGTCATACAGAGGGCCGTGAGGTGCATCAAGGAGTCCACAGATCTCGTTGTCATAACAGATCTCTGCCTGTGCGAGTACACCAGCCACGGCCACTGCGGCGTGGTTCGTGGGCAGGAGATAATTAACGATGAGACGCTCCCCATCCTGGGCAGAACGGCCGTGAGCCAGGCAGAGGCGGGCGCAGACATCGTCGCTCCGAGCGGGATGATGGACCACATGGTGAGAGCGATAAGGTCGGCTCTTGATGATAATGGTTACAGCGATGTCGCGATCCTCTCATATGCTGCCAAGTACGCCTCATACTTCTATGGCCCGTTCAGAGAGGCAGCCGAATCCGGATTCGCCTTCGGAGATCGCAGGAGCTACCAGATGGATCCCGCGAACGCGAACGAGGCTCTCTGGGAGGTCCAGTTCGATATCGAGGAGGGCGCTGATATGGTCATGGTCAAGCCCGCGATGCCCTATCTGGACATACTCCGGATGGTTAAGGATATGTTCGGGATGCCGACTGCTGCTTACCAGGTCAGCGGGGAGTACAGCATGATCATGGCAGCCGCGGAGAGGAACTGGATCGATCGAGATGGAGCTATGCTGGAGGCGCTGACATCCATAAAAAGAGCGGGCGCTGATATGATAATCACATACTACGCCAAGGAGTTTGCAGCCAGATTTGGGTAGTTCATTGATCTAAAAATTCCGGGCCATCCCGGTGATTCGGCGACAGCGATCTTGCCTAAAGATGTCCGCTCTTATGTGCGTAGCAACTTGCAGAGCATGCAATTTGGTCGGTGAAAGCATTCATTTGTCGAAACGAACGCATAGCATGACCCCTGCTCCTTCGGGCAAGTCATCAAATGGATAAGAGCGAAGATGTTGTGCCGGTCGACATTGGTTCGAGTGACAGAGCTTGCCACTCCGAGGGTTCACCGGATGAGGTCGTGTGTTCAGATAACTGATGGAAATTCTGGTATCTGCATACAATGGCACCAGAGATCGCAATCCTGCGATGCCACCGGCTGCTGGGTCCAATGATCTGAATACACGACCCCACATGAGTCATTTGATTATGAATACTCAGATGGCGAGCATCCTCTCAATCGCACGCCTCGCCCTGACCGCTGTGCTCTGTGGAACCTCCACCCTGGGAGTGAGCGTCTCAAGCGCCCGCAGTACCTTCTTCAGCGATGTCTTCTTCATATCCTCGCATACAGCGCCGGTGCTGAGCGGATAGAACCTCTTCTCGGGGTTCTCGGCGCAGAGCCTGTGGAGGATCCCGACCTCTGTCCCTATTATGAACTCTTCCGCGCCGCTGGCTCTCGCGTGTTTCAGCATACCCGAGGTGCTGTAGACGCCATCTGCCAGATCTATGACCTCAGGCCTGCACTCAGGATGAACTAGAAGCTCCGCGTTCGGGTGCTTTCTCCTTGCCTCCAGGACGTCAGATGCGGTGTATCTGTCGTGGACGTAGCAGTATCCGTTCCAGGGGATTATCCTCTTGTCGGTGTGTCTGGCGACATAAGCCGCCAGGTTCCTGTCCGGTATGAACAGAATCTCTTCGGCGTCGAGGGCGTTAACGACCTGCACGCCGTTGGCGGATGTGCAGCATATATCGCTCTCAGCCTTGACATCAGCTGAGGAATTGACGTAGCAGACCACTGCAGCATCAGGATGTCTTTCTCTCAGCGATCTCACATCCTGAGGCGAGA from Methanothrix sp. includes these protein-coding regions:
- a CDS encoding bifunctional precorrin-2 dehydrogenase/sirohydrochlorin ferrochelatase, with amino-acid sequence MSRSHVPLLIDLKGRRVVIFGGGEVAERKARLFLQGDLVVVSRDFTASILRMASDGLLEIVEADLMGEDGLIIAERALEGAFIAIPATSDHALNAALEDIARRKGALVNSVDRVGEVVVPSIIKKRSVVLAISTGIPALSRYIRMNLEREVEVYALMAELLSRIRKDLKEIVEPQSRRRDLLWSVLSDSSVWSCLEKGEISSAHEKAYMRVRENLTPDEQDNLDAGDPQEGLDQ
- a CDS encoding AsnC family transcriptional regulator, which encodes MCQDMDPMDIALLRALQDGIPLVPHPFRELGERLGLDEETVISRLRSLRESGVVRRFAATIGHRALGIVANAMIVWRVEGDIERIGGIMASFEEVTHCYQRATCDEWPYNLYTVVHSRSREECEEIASRISEATGVKDYRILFSEREYKKTSARI
- the nadA gene encoding quinolinate synthase NadA, which translates into the protein MFEKEILRLKSDRNAIILAHNYQPGDVQDIADLTGDSLELSRAAATIDCKVLVFCGVDFMAQTAAILSPEKIVIHPDRSACCPMAQMISPQDVRSLRERHPDAAVVCYVNSSADVKAESDICCTSANGVQVVNALDAEEILFIPDRNLAAYVARHTDKRIIPWNGYCYVHDRYTASDVLEARRKHPNAELLVHPECRPEVIDLADGVYSTSGMLKHARASGAEEFIIGTEVGILHRLCAENPEKRFYPLSTGAVCEDMKKTSLKKVLRALETLTPRVEVPQSTAVRARRAIERMLAI
- the hemA gene encoding glutamyl-tRNA reductase, encoding MSRITSMLVTHKKASISEIENAWHGDVEALLKWVSSHDTVEECAVLKTCNRVEIYVVSPRGEKVLFEIAKKARVSSRIIDIHDHDESLLHLLRLASGLESMIIGEDQILGQMKELYRIAKSLGYTGWVLDTAFKKAIQVGKRVRKETAINERSVSVGSAAVDLAEQILGSLEGKSVLVIGAGETGELISKALVSKNIGSLYVTNRTFGTALSLAASLGGTAVPYEEMKRKIREADVVISATSAPHYILLKEDIERAMEGRKSKLLIIDIANPRDVDEAVREIEGVELHNIDSLKQISDENMRMRMKEIEKVEAIIEEELDLLRAKYKRKEAEELLARIYSEAEKIKEQEVRRAMNKLSAYHTLGEIEQKVLMDMSHSIVNKIFAEPTKALKAAAERGDTEMLRYAADLFRLNQEESD
- the hemB gene encoding porphobilinogen synthase, with product MRRLRKPGIRDMVAETRLSVRDLIMPVFVDERIDEPVPINSMPGQMRQSLNTVAEEAGRIADLGIPAVILFGIPSRKDEIGSGAYDRDGVIQRAVRCIKESTDLVVITDLCLCEYTSHGHCGVVRGQEIINDETLPILGRTAVSQAEAGADIVAPSGMMDHMVRAIRSALDDNGYSDVAILSYAAKYASYFYGPFREAAESGFAFGDRRSYQMDPANANEALWEVQFDIEEGADMVMVKPAMPYLDILRMVKDMFGMPTAAYQVSGEYSMIMAAAERNWIDRDGAMLEALTSIKRAGADMIITYYAKEFAARFG